The segment GCTCACCGAGCCGGGTCGGGTCTCGCCGTCGTCCATGGCCAGCGCAGCTGACTCGCAAATGAGTTGGGCGTAGACCACCTGGGCAAACAGTTGGCCGAGCACCTGCAAGTAGTCCAGATCTTTCTCCTGCGCTTCGGTTGGCGGCGCGGTCATCACTAGCTGGGTCAATGCATCGATTTGCTCGAGGAAGATAGTCACGTTGGGAAGGTGTGCGTATCGCTTCAGTGCTGGGGTCCAGTCCGCAAATCGGATCTTGCTCAGGCCGCTGGCTGGGCCCTGTTTGAACAGGTAACCGTCGTCTCCCACATCTTGGCGAACCGGAATCGCGTCGTAATCCTGCGCAGCGCCATGCGCTGCACCCAGATAGGCCGGCATGAATTTCAGCACCAGAGCGATGTTGACGTGAACAGTTCCCTCTAGTTTCGGCAGAGCCCGAATATCAGTAACGGCGCGACTGAAATAGGTGTCCTTTTCGAAACCTCGAGCGGCGATAACGTCCCACAGCAGGTCGATGACCCGCTCGCCCTCGCTGGTGACCTTCGCTTTTGTAATGGGGTTGAACAGCAGAAAGCGTCGATCGTCCTCGGACGCGCAGCGGAAGTAATCCGCGGAGCGAGCGGAGAACACCTTCATCGCAATCAGACGGGCGTAGGAATCCGCCAACATCCGCCGGACATGTGGGAAGTCGGTGACCCGATTGCCGTACAGAATCCGATTGTTGGCATGGGTGATCGCCTCAAAAAAGGCATGCTCAGCAATGCCAATGCTGGCCCACCCGAGGTTGACCTTGCCGACGTTGACCGTTGCCAGTGCTGCATCCCACGCAGGCTTGCCCACGTGCAGAATGTCCGCCCGGGAGACCGGGTACTCATGAAGGTCAAAAGCCGCCACGTACATCTGCGAGTGCACGACGTTCTTCAGCAACTCGTACTTTTCATGCTGAGTATCTACGAGGAAGAAGACGTACTCGCCGGGATATTCCGGATCATCATCAGCAAACTTCCCGAACACACTCAGCCGACCAGCTTTGTTGCCGTTGCCGATGTAGTACTTACCACCACTCGCAGTCCAGCCCTCGCCGGACCTACTGAGGATCATGTCTGAGGAGTAGATGTCGGCGCCGTGCTCTTTCTCCGACAGCCCGAAGCCGAAAATCGAGCCGGCCTCCAACATTTTGCCAACAGTCGCTTTGGCATCATCGTTGTCACTGGT is part of the Actinomycetes bacterium genome and harbors:
- a CDS encoding acyl-CoA dehydrogenase, which produces MEEISVSLLFNPRTYDPSNFDPETQRQLKLLIEFFESKGKDISKEEFYSGVWYSDFLEMVADEGIFSTFATPSEVGQLLGGVEGGEQARWDTARINELNEILGFYSLAHWYVWQVSVLGLGPVWTSDNDDAKATVGKMLEAGSIFGFGLSEKEHGADIYSSDMILSRSGEGWTASGGKYYIGNGNKAGRLSVFGKFADDDPEYPGEYVFFLVDTQHEKYELLKNVVHSQMYVAAFDLHEYPVSRADILHVGKPAWDAALATVNVGKVNLGWASIGIAEHAFFEAITHANNRILYGNRVTDFPHVRRMLADSYARLIAMKVFSARSADYFRCASEDDRRFLLFNPITKAKVTSEGERVIDLLWDVIAARGFEKDTYFSRAVTDIRALPKLEGTVHVNIALVLKFMPAYLGAAHGAAQDYDAIPVRQDVGDDGYLFKQGPASGLSKIRFADWTPALKRYAHLPNVTIFLEQIDALTQLVMTAPPTEAQEKDLDYLQVLGQLFAQVVYAQLICESAALAMDDGETRPGSVSDLSELTEAHIDRMFAVFVQDTAEQAVALHGQASATDQQRSGAFGLIRHPVLDADAEAKFVDEVLSYDGAYEWRP